ACTCTGCCCTTAGCTGACCCAACCTCAGACGCTGGGCCGAGACACAGCACACGTGGTTCTGCAGGCGGGGCAGCCACTGAGTACAGAGCCGTGGCCGAAGGCCCGGCGTGTTCGGAGGGGACTGCATTCTGAACCAGTAACTCCACTGTGAGAAAGCTCACACACTCCATCCTGGTAGGGACTCCATCAGAACTGGGGACAAGAGCCCTGTGTCTCCTACGTACCCGCCCTCTTCCATCCGTCACGAAGGAACTCGGTACCGGAACAGCCCAACGCTGTCTCAGAAAGGGACGGCACAGCTGAGCTCCAACCCAGTAACTGGCGGCGGTTAATAAAGGACAAGGTTGAAGGCCTGGGCCTGCGACAGTGAGCGTTCAATTGCCTTTCCCTTTTCTTTGGTTAATCCAAtctaccctcccccacccagatTTGGCCCTACAAATCCAGCCCCACATCAGCCATCACTAATTTCTGAGCTCCAAACCGGGGAAAGCAAGCGCTTaatgggggcgggggcgggggggggcgctGTCGGCACAGTGGGGAAGCTGCGCTCGGGACGCCCACCCCCCACACCGGAGTGCCTGCCTTGGGGatcggctccacttccaatccagttcggGCTCATGTgccccctggaaggcagcagggtggctcaagtacttgggtcgctgcCGCCCACGAGggcctggtttcagcctggcccggctctggtgtgggcacttgggagtgaacctgcagacggacgctctctgccttccaaatacataaaatcttttttttttttttttttttttttacaggcagagtggacagtgagagagagagacagagagaaaggtcttcctttgccgttggttcaccctccaatggccgccgcagccggcgcgttgcggccggcgcaccgcgctgatccgatggcaggagccaggagccaggtgcttttcctggtctcccatggggtgcagggcccaagcacctgggccatcctccactgcactccctggccacagcagagagctggcctggaagaggggcaaccgggacagaatccggcgccccgaccgggactagaacctggtgtgccggcgccgcaaggcggaggattagcctagtgagccgcggcaccggcctaaaaacTTTCTTAAGAGGTCAGAGGACCCACCTTGCTTTCCAACCACTGAACACGTAAGCACTGACAGAGCAAACGGCGCCAAGTGAGTCATCGACAGCACGTTGAACCTGGCACGCGTCAGTGTCTGCACCGGGGACCACGTCCACGCGGGGAACAAAGTCGACAACACGgcaaaaagaaacacaaacacacaagacTTGTAAGAAACAAccctgccggcgctgtggctcactagggtaatcctctgccttgcggcgccagcacactgggttctagtcccggttgttcctcttccagtccagctctctgctgtggcccaggagtgcgatagaggatggcccaagtgcttgggccctgcacctgcatgggagaccaggaggaagcacctggctcctgccttcggatcagcgcggtgcgccagctgcagcggccattggagggtgaatcaacggaaaaggaagacctttctctctgtctctctcactgtccactctgcctgtccaaaaaaaaaaaaaaaaaagaaaagaaaagaaatagcccTGGTTGGTTTTCCATCTGTTAGGATTCCATGAAGTCAAAGAACATGGAAGGTCTTGAGTATTGGGAAACAAACTTCCCTTTAAGAGTTAAGCCCACTTTGAGAGTGGCCCACAGAGCAGAACATAGACTGCAGCCCCACCTGTCTGGAATCAAACTTTACCAGACTGGCTTCTGAACCATCCACCACACCACAGGTGTACTGCACAGTTAGAAGCCTGTGATAAAACACTGGGAACaagggccggcacagtggcatagtgggcccagcctctgcctgcggcgccggcatcccatatgggcgccagttcatgtccccgctgctcctctccccgtccagctctctgctgtggcctgggaaaactgaggatggcccaagtgcttgggaccctgcacgtatgtgggagacccggacaaagctcctggctcccggctttggatcagctcagctctggccattgtggccatctggggaagggaccagcagatggaagacctctcttaactctgcctctcaaataaataaatcttaaaaaaaaaaaaaaaaaaaaaaaaaggcagcaaaacacagaaacagtGTATTCTGGCAATTCCATCTTTTGAGGAACCTCATGGAAGGATGtgatggggcctgcgctgtggctcagctgtttaagctgccgcctgcagcatcccatgtagatgccagtttgagtcccggctgctttttttttttttttttttaagatttattttatttatttgaaagagttagagagagaggtagagacaggtcttggaaccggcgcccatatgggatgctggcacttcaggccaaggctttaacccactgagccacagcgccggcctcggctgctctacttccaatccagctctctgctatggcctgggaaggcagtagaaggtggcccaactccttgggcctctgcacccacgtgggagacctggaggggtctcttggctcctggctttggatcagcacagctccggccatcgccgccaagtggggagtgaaccagtggatgaaagacctctctctctctgcctctccttctaactctttcaaaataaatagatctttaaaaagaaaggaaggaaggaggtgtaACACGGTGGTGGCTGAGCATGTGGTACTCACTCATATCCCTAAACTCCTAATATACAAACTGCGTGAGGAAAGTCTTCAGACAAATCAGGGAGAGAACACAAAGGTCACTCACCCCAGAGCGGCCACCAGGCTGGCCTCCGCGCCTTCCTGACAACTCACTTCACTTCTGTGTGGTTCTGTTGCCGTGAGCAGGTAGATGCTCACCTCCCGTCAGCAACTCCAAGCAGACGGCAGACCGGCTCTAACCTGCTGAATTGGCacctttggccagcgccgtggctcaccaggctaatcctctgcctgtggctccagcaccccgggttctagtcccggttgctcctcttccagtccagctctctgctgtggccggggagtgcagtggaggatggcccaggtgcttgggccctgcacccgcatgggagaccgggaggaagcacctggctcctggcttcagatcggtgcagcactggctgtagtggccattaggggagtgaaccaacggaaggaagacctctctctgtctataactctctttctaactctgcctgtcaaaaaaaacaaacaaaaaaaactggcaCCTTCACCCACCGCGTCTGAGAAGCGAACTGGTGTGGACAGACAGGTCCCAGaggctgccacagccctggcacaCTCCTCCCTCTACAAGGCTGCACCGTTACTGCTCCCCGGGAACCCACGCCCACTGCCAACATCTCCACCACGCTACCCGACCTGCGCCTGGGCACACAGCCGCCCGAGTCGGCCATCCTCCTCTCCACCCGTGCTCTGTCCCAAAGCCCTCTCCGCTCACCTCTTcctccccaggcctctcccaCACACCAGGGTGCTGGGGTGCCGCCAAAGCCCTGTCCACCCCTCCGTCCTGGCACTCACACCAGGCGGCAAAGGCCAGATCCCACAAAGCCGCCCACCTCATAGGACAGCCCACAGGCAATGGTTAGTACTTTGCTTCTTCAAGGCCAGCCCTGGCGCCTCACCCGGACCCAGCACCTGCCACATCTACAGCATCCACTCGGCCCCCGCCAACAGCATTAGCAAAGCAACAGCCCTCCCGCCCTGGTGACAGCCCCAAGTCCTCTTCCCGTCTTCAGGGTTCCGCCAGCACATCAACACTACAGGTATAGCAGCAACTTCCCCTCCTGCTCATCAGACTATCCAGGgaaaccacccccaccccctctgcaAACCTACCCAGCAGCCCTCTACGGTAGGGACGTCTGGTGCACCGAGGGTCAGTGTGTACACCTCCAAGGAGCCACAGCACCTAGCTAGCAGGATGCACGGTACTAAGGCGGCAACCGGCACAGCGGCACACACAGGCACGCGCTCAGGCTGCGACTCGTCTGCAGGACCCGGGCGGGCTCGGtgctctccaggcctcctggTTAGGAATTCACTTTTCCAGGAACTCCAAGCCTCAACCAAAGGCTGCTCATCTCCCCTCGTCCAGGCACTGCGTTTATCAGTAACGTCCTAACGCTGCTGACGCTGTGACCCAAGCAGCCCCAGGTGATGCTCAACCTCAACACCACCTCCTGCATTCCTGGAATCTCCACAAAGAATCCAGAAATTCTACTCCACCCGCTCCAGGAGTGCACCACCAGTCCAGAATCCCAAGTGCTCTCGGGAAGCGGAGTCTCGCTCCTCCCTGGCCATCTCTTCACTACCAAGACCCACTGTGCCCACTTTTACTGGCTCTGGCCCAAACCCTATCATTCCTAAACCACATGCTATCTGCACAAAGCACATCGACTAAGCCTTCTCTCACAACTTTAATAAACTATTACTAGCTCACAGAACTGTTCAGTAGGACAGTCATCTTCCCCACTGGACGCAATTTCAAGAAAACACTTCCCCATCCATATACTCTGGACTGGATTGTACCCCATCCTCTCACCCCAAAATGACCTCTGCAATTGTTTCCTATAGCAAATACTAGAGATGATTCAGAAAATCCAGGCAAAGTAGAAGCAATATATTTTGCAGTAATTATTTCTTCCAATGATTTGTAAATCCTTTCCCACCTGTTAAACAAAGCTTCCAAATTTTAGCTGTTACATAATAGGATCCAGAATTATCAATACGGTACTTGCATTCTACATAGGGTTACAAACACCACATATACCTTCTATTAAATTCAAAATTTCTGAATGATCATCCCAATTATGGGAAAAAAACTTCACGTCTCACACAGGCTGATGAACTCTGGTTCTGAATATAACATAGCATATACAGCGATTCAGATCTTTAAATGAAATCTACTGATGCGTTTATACAGAAACTACGTTGTATGTATCACTTTCCCCCGTTCCACTTCCCATGTAAGCGACCCTCTCTACCCGTTAGGCTGAGAAGGTAATTGTCTAAGGGCACCTACGGAAAGCTTGGGGAGCCTGGACCAGGGAGGGTGGAGCTCGGTGCTTGAGTGAGGCCTCAACTCATGGATGAGGACACCTGACGCGGCCTAAAGGCTCAGTCCAACAGAAGCCGATTCTGGAACCTGCTCCCCACTGCCACCGCTCCAGTGTTGCTGTTCTCTTCACCGTCTTGCCCAGACACCCTCCACCCCGTCAGCCAGCACTGAGCGTCCTCACCCATCCCAGACCTCTTTAAAGCTTGGGAACCTTGAGCAGCATCGGGACATCCCTACAACTACCACTTCACATGTACACACCTGACATGTAAACAAAAAACAagtacaaatttattttcattttttaatagagAACCCCTCAAGCTGCCATTATGAACCGCACCGTCCAAATTTGAAGGTGTACATTAAAACATGGTTTCCTTTATCGTAAAAGCAACCATAACCCTCAAAATAGCTACTTGTATGTGCAAATCACCATCACTTGTTCGGACAGGTCTTCCCCAGGGACACCACCTGGCCAAGATGGACTGGACTAACACTTCTACCTCAACCCATCGCCTGTCATGCCTAGCTGGTGACATGATTCAACATACAAAGTAGACATAAGGAGAAATTATAATTTCCAATTAACCGGTAGTTAACAGCTAGCCTGATTTAAATATAACTAACATCATATCGTTTTCCAATTCCAGTGATTTTAAAAGGCTTATAAACAAGGGATGAGTTCGTTTGCTTAGATATTTGAAATACAACTTTATTCTGATTCTAAACGAAAAGGAATGGGAATGACAGTAACAAACAAGATTCCACCACTGAATATTGTGATGTGACTGTTAGCAGTCTTGTATTTGAAACTTGAGAGAAAACAACTGCGTTCCAAAACAGCTAAATATGCAGAGGTCCAAAAAATGAAGGTATTTTTAACTGCCACATTCACTCCGAAGCCCATTCATCTCCTTCAGCACCCACAGATGAAGCACATGTTCTGCTTAGCTAGTAATAAGAGTGGCACACACGCTGCACCGCTGACATCACAGGACAGTTGCCTATAAAACTAGACTTCTGACGCCGGGCTCCAGCTTCACGCACTCACAGGTCATCGTCCTCGTCGGGGAGAGCAGTCGTCTGAGCAACCTAGGGAAGGAGGCACGAGGTTCACAAACCGGCGGCTGAGCCCCACCAGGGACACGGGCAGCCCGCCGCCAAGCACAGCCAGAGGCCAGGGGTACGGTACCTCTAAGTCGTGCTCATACTGCGCCGCCAAGGCCGGGTCCATGACCACCTCTGGTGGGGCAAGAGCGGGCATGGCGACGAACTCCAAGTTGGGGTCTCCAATGAGCTTTCTAGCAAGCCAGAGGAAGGGCTTTTCAAAGTTGTAGTTACTTTTGGCCGAAATATCATAGTACTGTTGGAACAGACAAGAAAATCAACTTGTAGAAGTCCACCACTAAAACAGCCATCGAGCAGAAcagaccaggctgcagccactcttcccaccctcccacaaGTCCCAGAGCCGGCCCAGGACCAACGCACATCCGCCAGGGCCCAATTCGGCAAGTACCTGAAGGTTCTTCTTTCGGTGGAAGACAATGGACTTTGCCTTAACTTTCCTGTCCTTAATGTCCACTTTGTTGCCACACAGCACGATGGGGATGTTTTCACACACGCGCACCAGGTCTCTGTGCCAGTTGGGCACGTTCTTGTAGGTCACTCTGGATGTCACATCAAACATGATGATGGCACACTGGGCTGAAAAACAAAGTCAGGGCACTTAGCAGACCCGGAGTTCAGCACatccaggaagaaagctcagaATCAGGCCTGCTTCTGGGCGCCTGGATCATCTCCACTCAACTCCACGGTCTCTCCCAATCCTAAGAGTCATGGTACTGTGACTGTCACACTGACGGACTTCTTTTCCAGAGAGCCTGAAAGACAGCTCCCCCGCTCCAACCCCTCAGCTCCCATGCTCCCTCAGTCCCAAACAATccgaaatgaatgaatgagcactCCAGGAAACCCGACTCCTCAAGGCCGCAGACACACTCCTTAGGAGGCCCTCCGATGACTGCGCACACCGGGGACACCGGGCGCACAGTAGGAACAGCCCAGTGAGCCCTTGAACCGGCACCGACCAACGGCACTGGCCGGGACAGTCAGCGGGGCAGACCACCCACAAAACGGTACCACTCGCGGGCTAaagaaggcgggggtgggggagaagcgTGTTACCCCCACCCCTTCAGGGAAAGCACACACGTGCTAGGGCTCCCCAGGACCCTTCACCTGGACAGTCAGACTCCTTTCTACTCCATCTGACCAAACAGGCACTACCTCCCTTGGCCATTTCTAAGTCCCAGGAAAACTTGGGCAGGCCACCAGGCGGCatctcccatccatccatccatccatccatccgggGAACTCGGCCCTCCGGCCCGGCGGAGTCGCCCGGTCAGGTCCCCTCGGCTACAGCACCACGCGCCGGGAAGCCCCGGTCCCGCGAGCGCGGCCGTCGCCTGCCATTGTGTCGGGCCCCGCGCCTCGGTCCTGCGAACACCGTGCCCGGCATGACACAGCAAGTAGCCCCGCGCGCCGGGCAGCGCGCCCGgcggctccccgccccccgcccgcagggcccccgccccggggccccgCGCCCACCTTGGATGTAGTAGCCGTCCCGCAGGCCGCCGAACTTCTCCTGGCCGGCCGTGTCCCAGACGTTGAACTTGATGGGGCCCCGGTTGGTGTGGAACACGAGCGGGTGCACCTCGACGCCCAGCGTGGCTGCAACGGCAAGGCCGTGAGCGCGCGGACGCGCGgccgccccgccgcccgccgcccggcgCCCACCTACCTACATACTTCTTCTCGAACTCGCCGGTCAGGTGGCGCTTCACGAAGGTCGTCTTCCCGGTGCCGCCGTCGCCGACCAGCACCAGCTGCGGGAGGCCAGAGTTGGGACGCGCCCCGCACAAAGGCCCGCGAGCGCGGCCCCGCGGCGCCCGAGCACgaggcgcccgcccgcccgcggccccgccgcccgcccgccgcccgcacCTACTTTGAACTGCACTTGGGGCTCTCCCTGCGCGGCCATCGCGGCGTTTTCTGCAAAGAGGACAGCGAGCTGCGGCCCACGTGCGCCCACAAAGCCGGCCCGCCCGCCCGGGGCGCCATGGCGGCGGGCGGGCCGGGcggccgggggcgcggggcgcggacgCGGGCCCCGGGAGGGCCGCGGGCAGCGGCTGAGTGCGGtgcggcccggccccggccccggcccggcccggccccggccccggccgcgccagccgcctcctcccggcccgcgcccgccgccccccGCGGCCCGGCCGCAGCcgccccgccgcggcccgcgccccggccccgccgccaCGCCCGGCGCGGCCCGCCCGGCGGCCTCCCGCCGCTACCTTCCAGAAGCGTCTCCGCGCCCGTCCGACTGAGGCTGGAAAGATGGCGGAAGCGCAATTCAAATGCCGGAGACGCAGCCGACGCCGgcgcgcgggcggggcggggccgcgcggggcggggcctgcgcgggGCGGGGCCAACGGCGCGGCGCCCACCACGTGgctcgcgcgcgcgcgcacgcacgCCCCTCGGCCGGCCTAGGGTGGCCTGCCCTGCACGTACGACTGGGGCGGTGTCCGCGGCGGCTCACGTGGGAGGCCGCGCCGGGAGCGCGCACGCACGCCGGTCCGCGGGACCTCGTGCGCCGGCTCCGAGAGCGGGCTCCCGGCGCGCGTGCGCAGACGGCGGGGCGACCCGCCCTGCTCCCGCCGCGGTCACGCCGGCCGGAGGCCTCTGGCTGGCAGGGCCTGGGCGGGAAGCGCCAGGCCCCACTTCCTCCTGGGCGCAGGGTGGGGCTCGCCGGCGCACACGCGGGGACTCTGGGGCTGGGCAAGTCCCTCGGCGGACGCGCGCTCGCCTGGGCGCCCCGAGTTTGGGCAGGCGCCCGCGTGTCCGCAGAATGAATGGGGGAAGGAAGGGGCAAGGTGTCGGAAGCCGAGGCCGCCCCGGGGCCTTGGCGGGGGCGCGGAGCCCCCCGCAGAGCCGGCCGCCCCCGCTCCCGGGGGTCCTGCGGCTGTCCCCGGGGGTCCTGGGGGTCGGCAGCAGCGTGGCCGCCTCCTGCGGGCGGGATGGGGAAACCGTGTGTTTGCGGACG
The sequence above is drawn from the Oryctolagus cuniculus chromosome 21, mOryCun1.1, whole genome shotgun sequence genome and encodes:
- the RAN gene encoding GTP-binding nuclear protein Ran, producing MAAQGEPQVQFKLVLVGDGGTGKTTFVKRHLTGEFEKKYVATLGVEVHPLVFHTNRGPIKFNVWDTAGQEKFGGLRDGYYIQAQCAIIMFDVTSRVTYKNVPNWHRDLVRVCENIPIVLCGNKVDIKDRKVKAKSIVFHRKKNLQYYDISAKSNYNFEKPFLWLARKLIGDPNLEFVAMPALAPPEVVMDPALAAQYEHDLEVAQTTALPDEDDDL